A genomic window from Brassica oleracea var. oleracea cultivar TO1000 chromosome C8, BOL, whole genome shotgun sequence includes:
- the LOC106307743 gene encoding anaphase-promoting complex subunit 2-like isoform X7: MWSNDCYLPRLMIITPSIPQSQAYHDFADQRSFFGLMNTREITESYDGFFTTVESLIDGTGDFSVEKEFMSHVSTLCKYGLDSLVHDHFLISLLQAFEKSGALSFSHHFDDCSDKNHTISRYNAWITKKRFTKCCARLWKKFL, encoded by the exons ATGTGGAGCAACGATTGTTATCTTCCTCGTCTGATGATCATCACTCCCAGCATCCCTCAGTCTCAAGCCTATCATGATTTCGCCGATCAACGATCCTTCTTCG GATTGATGAACACAAGGGAAATTACAGAAAGCTATGATGGGTTTTTCACCACCGTGGAGTCCCTCATTGACGGCACCGGAGACTTCTCAGTCGAGAAGGAGTTCATGTCTCATGTTTCTACTCTCTGCAAGTACGGCCTTGATTCTCTTGTTCATGACCACTTTCTCATATCACTCCTG CAAGCTTTTGAGAAGAGCGGTGCATTGAGTTTTTCGCATCATTTTGATGATTGCAGCGATAAGAACCATACTATAAGTAGATACAATGCTTG GATTACGAAGAAGAGATTCACCAAGTGTTGTGCAAGGCTTTGGAAGAAATTTCTATAG
- the LOC106308214 gene encoding root meristem growth factor 6-like — protein sequence MSCSVKRGLKMVFCFILLLLSSNFGCATARRLRFHKHHHKVASLVQDARRVLGGEETGEDVVVMDYPQPHRKPPIHNEKA from the coding sequence ATGTCTTGCTCTGTGAAGCGTGGGCTCAAGATGGTGTTTTGTTTCATTCTTCTGCTTTTGTCATCCAACTTTGGTTGTGCCACTGCTCGGCGTCTAAGGTTTCACAAGCATCATCACAAGGTTGCTTCTTTGGTACAAGACGCCAGGAGGGTGCTAGGTGGAGAGGAGACAGGGGAAGATGTAGTAGTCATGGATTATCCTCAGCCTCATCGCAAGCCTCCCATCCACAACGAGAAGGCTTGA
- the LOC106307743 gene encoding anaphase-promoting complex subunit 2-like isoform X6 yields the protein MWSNDCYLPRLMIITPSIPQSQAYHDFADQRSFFGLMNTREITESYDGFFTTVESLIDGTGDFSVEKEFMSHVSTLCKYGLDSLVHDHFLISLLDYEEEIHQVLCKALEEISIEKQNHDKRMSMETLAFTLVACHLELVPETLSVFSADTEVGLFVIA from the exons ATGTGGAGCAACGATTGTTATCTTCCTCGTCTGATGATCATCACTCCCAGCATCCCTCAGTCTCAAGCCTATCATGATTTCGCCGATCAACGATCCTTCTTCG GATTGATGAACACAAGGGAAATTACAGAAAGCTATGATGGGTTTTTCACCACCGTGGAGTCCCTCATTGACGGCACCGGAGACTTCTCAGTCGAGAAGGAGTTCATGTCTCATGTTTCTACTCTCTGCAAGTACGGCCTTGATTCTCTTGTTCATGACCACTTTCTCATATCACTCCTG GATTACGAAGAAGAGATTCACCAAGTGTTGTGCAAGGCTTTGGAAGAAATTTCTATAGAGAAGCAGAACCATGACAAGCGTATGTCCATGGAAACACTCGCCTTTACGTTGGTAGCTTGTCATCTAGAACTCGTACCAGAGACCTTGAGCGTCTTTTCAGCAGATACGGAAG TTGGCCTATTTGTGATTGCTTGA
- the LOC106308021 gene encoding cysteine proteinase inhibitor 4-like: MMKSLVCLSLILLPLIAVVEGNLGGWKKIDNLSDPNVVSLAKYAVDEHNKQSKANLVFVKIVEGKEQVISGKKYDLKIAAKDGGGVTKNYEAVVVERVWAHYRSLESFKAV, translated from the coding sequence ATGATGAAGTCTTTGGTTTGTCTCTCGCTCATCCTCCTCCCTCTCATCGCCGTCGTGGAAGGCAATCTCGGCGGGTGGAAGAAGATCGACAACTTATCGGATCCGAACGTGGTTTCGCTCGCGAAGTATGCGGTTGATGAGCATAACAAGCAATCGAAAGCGAATCTGGTGTTCGTGAAGATAGTCGAGGGGAAGGAGCAAGTGATCAGCGGGAAAAAGTACGATCTGAAGATTGCGGCGAAGGATGGTGGTGGTGTGACGAAGAACTACGAGGCCGTGGTGGTGGAAAGGGTGTGGGCTCATTACAGAAGCCTTGAGTCTTTCAAGGCAGTGTAG
- the LOC106308739 gene encoding cysteine proteinase inhibitor 4-like, whose amino-acid sequence MLKALICLCLILLPVISVVGEKAPPGRWKRIRNLDRDYFVNIAKFAVDEHNRRSKNKLVFIRILEGREQMDTGQRDYFKIGVRNSEDWSEIYEASVFDKEHKNAPILEFFRKIR is encoded by the coding sequence ATGTTGAAAGCTTTGATTTGTCTATGTCTCATCCTCCTCCCTGTCATCTCCGTTGTAGGAGAAAAGGCGCCACCGGGTCGGTGGAAGAGAATTAGGAATCTAGATCGTGATTACTTCGTTAACATCGCCAAGTTTGCGGTCGATGAGCATAACAGGCGTTCAAAAAATAAACTGGTGTTCATTAGAATCCTCGAGGGAAGGGAGCAAATGGATACGGGACAAAGAGACTACTTTAAAATCGGGGTCAGGAATAGTGAAGATTGGTCAGAGATATATGAGGCATCAGTGTTTGACAAGGAACATAAGAATGCTCCGATCCTTGAGTTTTTCAGGAAGATAAGGTAA
- the LOC106307743 gene encoding anaphase-promoting complex subunit 2-like isoform X8 — protein sequence MWSNDCYLPRLMIITPSIPQSQAYHDFADQRSFFGLMNTREITESYDGFFTTVESLIDGTGDFSVEKEFMSHVSTLCKYGLDSLVHDHFLISLLQAFEKSGALSFSHHFDDCSDKNHTIRLRRRDSPSVVQGFGRNFYREAEP from the exons ATGTGGAGCAACGATTGTTATCTTCCTCGTCTGATGATCATCACTCCCAGCATCCCTCAGTCTCAAGCCTATCATGATTTCGCCGATCAACGATCCTTCTTCG GATTGATGAACACAAGGGAAATTACAGAAAGCTATGATGGGTTTTTCACCACCGTGGAGTCCCTCATTGACGGCACCGGAGACTTCTCAGTCGAGAAGGAGTTCATGTCTCATGTTTCTACTCTCTGCAAGTACGGCCTTGATTCTCTTGTTCATGACCACTTTCTCATATCACTCCTG CAAGCTTTTGAGAAGAGCGGTGCATTGAGTTTTTCGCATCATTTTGATGATTGCAGCGATAAGAACCATACTATAA GATTACGAAGAAGAGATTCACCAAGTGTTGTGCAAGGCTTTGGAAGAAATTTCTATAGAGAAGCAGAACCATGA
- the LOC106307743 gene encoding uncharacterized protein LOC106307743 isoform X2, which produces MWSNDCYLPRLMIITPSIPQSQAYHDFADQRSFFGLMNTREITESYDGFFTTVESLIDGTGDFSVEKEFMSHVSTLCKYGLDSLVHDHFLISLLDYEEEIHQVLCKALEEISIEKQNHDKRMSMETLAFTLVACHLELVPETLSVFSADTEEEREAMRRQGKRQTVRETCPLTICH; this is translated from the exons ATGTGGAGCAACGATTGTTATCTTCCTCGTCTGATGATCATCACTCCCAGCATCCCTCAGTCTCAAGCCTATCATGATTTCGCCGATCAACGATCCTTCTTCG GATTGATGAACACAAGGGAAATTACAGAAAGCTATGATGGGTTTTTCACCACCGTGGAGTCCCTCATTGACGGCACCGGAGACTTCTCAGTCGAGAAGGAGTTCATGTCTCATGTTTCTACTCTCTGCAAGTACGGCCTTGATTCTCTTGTTCATGACCACTTTCTCATATCACTCCTG GATTACGAAGAAGAGATTCACCAAGTGTTGTGCAAGGCTTTGGAAGAAATTTCTATAGAGAAGCAGAACCATGACAAGCGTATGTCCATGGAAACACTCGCCTTTACGTTGGTAGCTTGTCATCTAGAACTCGTACCAGAGACCTTGAGCGTCTTTTCAGCAGATACGGAAG AGGAAAGAGAGGCAATGAGGAGACAAGGAAAACGACAAACTGTAAGAGAAACGTGTCCCTTGACCATTTGTCATTGA
- the LOC106307742 gene encoding uncharacterized protein LOC106307742: MVVPLSAIPPSRDGFYAINNQFLANGPKGFQELKTLENDDMFIRVDFPGVPEDAMKVVVDDTKKAVTVFALAPKEHKHDSSPRNYIYTTGLVCKCCEISAVAAHMSDGVLRLLLSKTQIATQRPPFLVVPDSEQVVVKDHAWTGSHKVTYGTDPHDPVLTGRVLQPHPWVKQGSLMAYESKQLQNGCLYVRVDMPGVPKERFTVSVKSGMVMVTGDAPAVSHDSGGRFYSGEVAMLSNPIDIPIRQIKIISKNGIIRLIIPPA, from the exons ATGGTCGTCCCTCTTAGTGCTATCCCTCCATCTCGCG ATGGGTTTTATGCTATCAACAACCAGTTTCTAGCAAACGGGCCAAAAGGGTTTCAGGAGTTGAAGACGTTGGAGAACGATGACATGTTTATTCGGGTGGACTTCCCCGGCGTTCCAGAAGACGCCATGAAGGTTGTGGTTGATGATACCAAGAAAGCTGTGACTGTCTTCGCCCTCGCACCAAAGGAGCACAAACACGACTCCTCTCCTCGGAACTACATCTACACTACAGGTCTCGTCTGCAAATGCTGCGAGATTTCAGCCGTAGCAGCACACATGTCCGATGGTGTTCTCCGCCTTCTCCTCTCCAAGACTCAAATCGCAACTCAACGCCCAC CTTTTCTTGTTGTCCCAGATTCCGAACAAG TTGTGGTCAAAGATCACGCTTGGACTGGTTCTCACAAAGTTACTTATGGCACGGATCCACATG ATCCGGTGTTGACGGGTCGGGTACTGCAGCCACACCCATGGGTGAAGCAAGGATCTTTGATGGCTTATGAGTCGAAGCAGCTCCAAAACGGATGCCTCTACGTTCGTGTAGACATGCCAGGCGTTCCCAAAGAGAGGTTCACAGTCTCCGTCAAGAGTGGGATGGTGATGGTGACTGGTGACGCTCCTGCCGTTAGTCACGACTCAGGTGGCCGGTTCTACTCTGGTGAAGTGGCTATGCTCTCCAATCCTATTGACATTCCTATTCGTCAGATCAAAATAATCAGCAAGAATGGTATCATCCGTTTAATCATCCCACCCGCTTGA
- the LOC106308738 gene encoding glutathione S-transferase T3-like, with the protein MDHFPLNSPGFVNLLTSQSCPPIDLGRSEVPKAPKRQKWSTKEDLVLISAWLNTSKDPIISNEQKVAHFWKRIEEYVNASPLLVGSLPREWSQCKQRWGRVNEQVCKFVGCHEAALKQHASGENENDVMKVAHDIFSNDYNAKFSLEHCWRELRFDQKWRSHSSSRDGAKEKRKEPGEEVAGEEEVRPPGVKASKAAKRKKHVNEAAFDQIESILAEKKNISRQKLLDRLLAKNSDTLSDQEMALKNKLISEML; encoded by the coding sequence ATGGATCATTTTCCCTTAAACTCTCCCGGGTTTGTGAACCTTCTTACTTCTCAGAGCTGTCCCCCAATAGATTTAGGACGTTCTGAGGTTCCAAAAGCTCCGAAAAGGCAGAAGTGGAGCACGAAAGAAGACTTGGTGTTGATCAGTGCTTGGTTGAACACCAGCAAGGATCCAATCATTAGCAATGAGCAGAAGGTGGCCCATTTTTGGAAGCGCATAGAGGAGTATGTGAACGCAAGCCCTCTGCTCGTTGGCTCCCTCCCTAGGGAGTGGAGTCAATGTAAGCAGAGGTGGGGAAGGGTAAACGAACAAGTCTGCAAGTTTGTGGGTTGTCATGAAGCTGCTTTGAAGCAGCATGCGAGTGGTGAAAATGAGAATGATGTCATGAAGGTGGCCCATGACATCTTTTCTAATGACTACAATGCAAAGTTCTCCCTTGAACATTGTTGGAGGGAGCTCCGTTTTGATCAAAAATGGAGATCACACTCTTCCTCGCGTGATGGTGCAAAGGAGAAAAGGAAGGAGCCAGGAGAGGAGGTAGCTGGCGAGGAAGAAGTCAGGCCTCCGGGTGTGAAGGCTAGCAAAGCAGCCAAACGGAAGAAGCACGTCAATGAAGCCGCCTTTGATCAGATTGAGAGCATTTTAGCGGAGAAAAAGAACATCTCCCGCCAGAAACTCCTTGATAGGTTACTAGCAAAGAATTCAGATACACTTTCTGATCAAGAAATGGCTCTAAAAAACAAACTCATATCTGAAATGCTTTAA
- the LOC106309531 gene encoding autophagy-related protein 8f, translated as MAKSTFKQEHDLEKRSAEAARIREKYPDRIPVIVEKAEKSDIPTIDKKKYLVPADLTVGQFVYVIRKRIKLSAEKAIFIFVDNVLPPTGALMSAVYEEKKEEDGFLYVTYSGENTFGY; from the exons ATGGCAAAAAGCACGTTCAAGCAAGAGCATGACCTAG AGAAGAGAAGCGCAGAGGCTGCTCGGATTAGAGAGAAGTATCCAGATAGGATTCCG GTGATTGTTGAGAAGGCTGAGAAGAGTGATATACCAACCATCGACAAGAAAAA ATACCTAGTCCCAGCGGATTTGACAGTGGGGCAATTCGTGTATGTCATTCGCAAAAGAATCAAACTGAGTGCAGAGAAGGCTATCTTTATCTTTGTGGACAATGTTCTTCCTCCAACAG GTGCGTTGATGTCAGCTGTGTACGAAGAGAAAAAGGAGGAAGATGGGTTCCTCTATGTCACTTACAGCGGAGAAAACACATTTGGATATTGA
- the LOC106307743 gene encoding anaphase-promoting complex subunit 2-like isoform X5, with translation MWSNDCYLPRLMIITPSIPQSQAYHDFADQRSFFGLMNTREITESYDGFFTTVESLIDGTGDFSVEKEFMSHVSTLCKYGLDSLVHDHFLISLLDYEEEIHQVLCKALEEISIEKQNHDKRMSMETLAFTLVACHLELVPETLSVFSADTEAGNLLFQLAYL, from the exons ATGTGGAGCAACGATTGTTATCTTCCTCGTCTGATGATCATCACTCCCAGCATCCCTCAGTCTCAAGCCTATCATGATTTCGCCGATCAACGATCCTTCTTCG GATTGATGAACACAAGGGAAATTACAGAAAGCTATGATGGGTTTTTCACCACCGTGGAGTCCCTCATTGACGGCACCGGAGACTTCTCAGTCGAGAAGGAGTTCATGTCTCATGTTTCTACTCTCTGCAAGTACGGCCTTGATTCTCTTGTTCATGACCACTTTCTCATATCACTCCTG GATTACGAAGAAGAGATTCACCAAGTGTTGTGCAAGGCTTTGGAAGAAATTTCTATAGAGAAGCAGAACCATGACAAGCGTATGTCCATGGAAACACTCGCCTTTACGTTGGTAGCTTGTCATCTAGAACTCGTACCAGAGACCTTGAGCGTCTTTTCAGCAGATACGGAAG CTGGGAATCTTCTGTTTCAGTTGGCCTATTTGTGA
- the LOC106307743 gene encoding anaphase-promoting complex subunit 2-like isoform X4, with the protein MWSNDCYLPRLMIITPSIPQSQAYHDFADQRSFFGLMNTREITESYDGFFTTVESLIDGTGDFSVEKEFMSHVSTLCKYGLDSLVHDHFLISLLDYEEEIHQVLCKALEEISIEKQNHDKRMSMETLAFTLVACHLELVPETLSVFSADTEGMSIGLESIATSPE; encoded by the exons ATGTGGAGCAACGATTGTTATCTTCCTCGTCTGATGATCATCACTCCCAGCATCCCTCAGTCTCAAGCCTATCATGATTTCGCCGATCAACGATCCTTCTTCG GATTGATGAACACAAGGGAAATTACAGAAAGCTATGATGGGTTTTTCACCACCGTGGAGTCCCTCATTGACGGCACCGGAGACTTCTCAGTCGAGAAGGAGTTCATGTCTCATGTTTCTACTCTCTGCAAGTACGGCCTTGATTCTCTTGTTCATGACCACTTTCTCATATCACTCCTG GATTACGAAGAAGAGATTCACCAAGTGTTGTGCAAGGCTTTGGAAGAAATTTCTATAGAGAAGCAGAACCATGACAAGCGTATGTCCATGGAAACACTCGCCTTTACGTTGGTAGCTTGTCATCTAGAACTCGTACCAGAGACCTTGAGCGTCTTTTCAGCAGATACGGAAG GAATGTCAATAGGATTGGAGAGCATAGCCACTTCACCAGAGTAG
- the LOC106307743 gene encoding uncharacterized protein LOC106307743 isoform X1: MWSNDCYLPRLMIITPSIPQSQAYHDFADQRSFFGLMNTREITESYDGFFTTVESLIDGTGDFSVEKEFMSHVSTLCKYGLDSLVHDHFLISLLDYEEEIHQVLCKALEEISIEKQNHDKRMSMETLAFTLVACHLELVPETLSVFSADTEGKFIKFFCLGDVFDFFFGMNRDGQMCTQF; this comes from the exons ATGTGGAGCAACGATTGTTATCTTCCTCGTCTGATGATCATCACTCCCAGCATCCCTCAGTCTCAAGCCTATCATGATTTCGCCGATCAACGATCCTTCTTCG GATTGATGAACACAAGGGAAATTACAGAAAGCTATGATGGGTTTTTCACCACCGTGGAGTCCCTCATTGACGGCACCGGAGACTTCTCAGTCGAGAAGGAGTTCATGTCTCATGTTTCTACTCTCTGCAAGTACGGCCTTGATTCTCTTGTTCATGACCACTTTCTCATATCACTCCTG GATTACGAAGAAGAGATTCACCAAGTGTTGTGCAAGGCTTTGGAAGAAATTTCTATAGAGAAGCAGAACCATGACAAGCGTATGTCCATGGAAACACTCGCCTTTACGTTGGTAGCTTGTCATCTAGAACTCGTACCAGAGACCTTGAGCGTCTTTTCAGCAGATACGGAAGGTAAATTTATCAAATTCTTCTGCTTGGGTGACGTATTTGATTTTTTTTTTGGTATGAATCGGGATGGGCAGATGTGTACACAATTTTAA
- the LOC106308213 gene encoding uncharacterized protein LOC106308213: protein MEEAAAAAELESLQIDILRRISALESSILPESSSPSLPEDESQTVSRLSAILRSGGVKDFSFKRVAPDYYDWPLESRRDVLGASSVDHLCKSIVLVNTQASSNVLDCSDRNNSKYYVVVVQYTARFNADAVKNFLYTLNEGKIPKKRFNLRLAPEETSIELTGFEHNAVTCVGMKTSIPVILDEAIAKLKPDFFWLGGGEIDLKLGVRTSEFLDFVKPFVVPCS, encoded by the exons ATGGAGGAGGCTGCAGCGGCGGCGGAGCTCGAGAGTCTCCAAATCGATATCCTCCGTAGAATCTCGGCTCTCGAAAGCTCGATTCTCCCGGAGAGTTCGTCGCCTTCTCTACCGGAAGATGAAAGCCAAACAGTGTCTCGCCTCTCCGCCATTCTCCGGTCCGGCGGCGTTAAAGACTTCTCCTTCAAGAGGGTAGCTCCAGATTACTACGACTGGCCTCTTGAATCCCGCCGCGACGTTCTCGGCGCTTCCTCCGTCGACCATCTCTGCAAGAGCATTGTCCTG GTTAATACTCAAGCCTCATCAAATGTTTTGGATTGCAGTGATCGCAACAACTCCAAATACTATGTGGTTGTTGTTCAG TATACTGCCAGATTCAATGCGGATGCAGTGAAGAACTTTCTTTATACACTAAACGAGGGCAAGATCCCGAAGAAAAGATTCAATC TGAGACTTGCTCCCGAGGAGACGTCGATTGAACTGACTGGGTTTGAGCACAATGCGGTAACCTGTGTAGGGATGAAGACAAGCATACCG GTGATATTGGATGAGGCCATAGCCAAACTTAAACCGGACTTCTTCTGGCTGGGCGGGGGAGAGATTGATCTGAAGCTTGGCGTCAGAACATCTGAGTTCCTTGATTTTGTGAAACCATTTGTCGTTCCTTGTAGCTGA
- the LOC106310382 gene encoding zinc finger protein ZAT9-like encodes MQKHKCKLCSKSFCNGRALGGHMKSHLVSSHTPTRKKLSDSVYSSSSSSSDGKALVYRLRENPRKSFRVFNPDPESSTAYNSETETEPESVDPVRKRSRAEVSKKKKTKKRSKKRVFESGKKQKTSHVNSNESQEPASSVSDGSPEQDLAMCLMMLSRDTREIELKKHVLAAEETKPEKIHFPELRRCVIDLNLPPPQESDIVTVVSAI; translated from the coding sequence ATGCAGAAGCACAAATGCAAGCTCTGTTCCAAGAGTTTCTGTAATGGCAGAGCACTCGGTGGTCACATGAAGTCCCACTTGGTCTCATCACACACGCCCACTCGGAAGAAACTCAGTGACTCGGTTTACTCCTCTTCTTCTTCCTCCTCAGACGGTAAAGCTCTAGTCTACCGGTTGCGAGAGAACCCGAGGAAGAGTTTCCGGGTCTTCAACCCGGATCCTGAGTCTTCCACCGCTTACAACAGCGAGACCGAGACCGAACCTGAGTCTGTGGACCCAGTTCGGAAACGGAGCAGAGCAGAGGTTTCCAAGAAGAAGAAGACGAAGAAAAGGAGTAAGAAGAGAGTGTTTGAGTCGGGGAAGAAGCAGAAGACGAGTCATGTTAACTCGAACGAGTCTCAAGAACCGGCGAGTTCTGTCTCCGACGGTTCTCCGGAACAGGATTTGGCCATGTGTTTGATGATGCTATCGAGAGATACGAGGGAGATTGAACTGAAGAAACATGTTCTTGCAGCGGAAGAAACGAAGCCGGAGAAGATACATTTCCCGGAGCTCCGTCGTTGTGTGATAGATCTGAATCTTCCTCCGCCGCAAGAAAGCGACATTGTCACCGTAGTTTCAGCCATATAA
- the LOC106307743 gene encoding uncharacterized protein LOC106307743 isoform X3 yields the protein MWSNDCYLPRLMIITPSIPQSQAYHDFADQRSFFGLMNTREITESYDGFFTTVESLIDGTGDFSVEKEFMSHVSTLCKYGLDSLVHDHFLISLLQAFEKSGALSFSHHFDDCSDKNHTISRYNAWWMAKYSEIDTFHFSFHKLLTKDRCFPDRITKKRFTKCCARLWKKFL from the exons ATGTGGAGCAACGATTGTTATCTTCCTCGTCTGATGATCATCACTCCCAGCATCCCTCAGTCTCAAGCCTATCATGATTTCGCCGATCAACGATCCTTCTTCG GATTGATGAACACAAGGGAAATTACAGAAAGCTATGATGGGTTTTTCACCACCGTGGAGTCCCTCATTGACGGCACCGGAGACTTCTCAGTCGAGAAGGAGTTCATGTCTCATGTTTCTACTCTCTGCAAGTACGGCCTTGATTCTCTTGTTCATGACCACTTTCTCATATCACTCCTG CAAGCTTTTGAGAAGAGCGGTGCATTGAGTTTTTCGCATCATTTTGATGATTGCAGCGATAAGAACCATACTATAAGTAGATACAATGCTTGGTGGATGGCTAAATATTCTGAGATTGACACTTTTCATTTTTCATTTCATAAGTTATTGACTAAAGATAGATGCTTTCCGGACAGGATTACGAAGAAGAGATTCACCAAGTGTTGTGCAAGGCTTTGGAAGAAATTTCTATAG